Proteins from a genomic interval of Psychrobacter fulvigenes:
- the msrAB gene encoding bifunctional peptide-methionine (S)-S-oxide reductase MsrA/peptide-methionine (R)-S-oxide reductase MsrB has translation MPHKNIRNSDHDDRSDSNKNDNMKKSLNQSRLHSKQNNLKSSSSQSSRWLKNASTFGMMTLLSAGLLVACGQMSSADNKGSNAKSAKQNSGVTSSRDMLPSDMLGQMQGLPQLTKGLGDTGAAVIDPNKPTLIKFWASWCPLCLGTLEETEEWRTDPKFADLNVVTVASPGHLNEKADGDFSTWYAGIQADYPKLPVLMDASGELINKLGVQVYPSWAILDKNGNLVHLVKGNISTEQAYALADNGKNDFAELKAGSAKPANAQALDSNSKIETIKHKDGVYYNDQGKAINTRSIYLAGGCFWGVEAYMERVDGVVDAVSGYANGDTANPSYEQVIRGSGHAEAVKVTYDADKTDLDTILKYYLRVIDPTSLNKQGNDRGVQYRSGVYYTDKEDKAVIDAALKRVQSQYDQKVVVENEPLDNFYLAEMYHQDYLAKNPNGYCHVDLSLADDKIESTNRVKFAPANTIAETLDPKRYAGFDKDALKNTLTKAQYNITQDAGTERAFSHEYDDLFAPGIYVDVVSGEPLFLSTDKYQSGCGWPSFTKPIDMQVITQHEDKAFNMVRTEIRSRVADSHLGHVFPDGPKDRGGLRYCINGGALQFIPVDVMPQSGYAPLVKLIKS, from the coding sequence TGATGACATTATTAAGCGCAGGGCTATTAGTCGCTTGTGGCCAAATGAGTAGTGCGGATAACAAGGGTAGCAATGCTAAATCAGCCAAGCAAAACAGTGGAGTGACGAGCTCACGCGATATGTTACCATCCGATATGCTTGGGCAAATGCAGGGATTACCGCAGCTTACCAAAGGCTTGGGTGACACTGGTGCTGCCGTTATCGATCCCAATAAACCCACCTTGATTAAGTTTTGGGCAAGTTGGTGCCCATTATGTCTCGGCACCCTTGAAGAGACTGAAGAATGGCGTACGGATCCTAAGTTTGCAGACTTAAATGTGGTCACTGTTGCCAGTCCCGGCCACCTGAATGAAAAAGCCGATGGCGACTTCAGTACTTGGTATGCTGGCATTCAAGCAGATTATCCAAAATTACCTGTGTTGATGGACGCCTCAGGTGAGCTGATCAATAAGCTTGGTGTGCAGGTCTATCCAAGCTGGGCGATACTCGATAAAAACGGCAACTTAGTGCATTTGGTTAAAGGCAATATATCGACAGAGCAGGCTTATGCACTGGCGGACAATGGCAAAAATGACTTTGCTGAGCTCAAAGCGGGTAGCGCCAAGCCTGCAAACGCACAAGCACTGGATAGCAACAGCAAAATCGAAACCATTAAGCACAAAGATGGTGTCTATTATAATGACCAAGGCAAAGCGATTAACACGCGCTCAATTTATCTGGCGGGTGGGTGTTTTTGGGGTGTGGAAGCTTATATGGAGCGCGTCGATGGCGTCGTAGATGCGGTATCAGGCTATGCCAATGGCGATACTGCCAACCCAAGCTATGAGCAGGTCATTCGCGGTTCAGGGCATGCTGAAGCGGTGAAAGTCACTTATGATGCGGATAAGACTGACCTTGATACCATTCTCAAATACTATTTGCGCGTGATAGATCCAACCAGCCTAAACAAACAAGGCAACGACCGCGGTGTACAGTATCGTTCAGGTGTGTATTACACCGATAAAGAAGACAAAGCCGTCATTGATGCTGCCCTCAAGCGCGTACAAAGCCAATACGATCAAAAAGTCGTGGTTGAAAATGAGCCATTAGACAATTTTTACTTGGCTGAGATGTATCATCAAGATTATTTGGCCAAAAACCCCAATGGTTATTGCCATGTTGATTTAAGCCTTGCTGATGATAAGATAGAGAGTACTAACCGCGTTAAGTTTGCCCCCGCCAATACTATAGCTGAAACTTTAGATCCCAAGCGTTATGCTGGATTTGATAAAGATGCGCTGAAGAATACACTGACTAAAGCGCAATACAATATCACGCAAGACGCTGGTACTGAGCGAGCATTCAGTCATGAGTATGATGATTTATTTGCGCCAGGTATTTATGTCGATGTGGTGAGCGGTGAGCCGCTATTTTTATCTACTGATAAGTACCAATCTGGCTGCGGATGGCCAAGCTTTACCAAGCCCATCGACATGCAGGTGATTACTCAGCATGAAGACAAAGCCTTTAACATGGTACGCACGGAGATTCGCTCACGGGTAGCAGACTCGCATCTGGGTCATGTATTCCCTGATGGTCCAAAAGACCGTGGCGGTTTGCGTTATTGTATCAATGGTGGCGCGCTGCAATTTATCCCAGTCGATGTGATGCCGCAGTCAGGTTATGCACCCTTGGTGAAATTGATTAAATCCTAA
- the pncB gene encoding nicotinate phosphoribosyltransferase, with translation MTVTHAPIITSLLDNDLYKFTMLQAMLHQFPQTHGVYRFRCRNNKDTAYPLADIKESLEQQLDSLCELRFSEDELEYLRGLRFLRSDFVDYLELFKLKRRFITVSTDGKGRLCIDIEGPMIQAMFFEIFVLAIVNELYFNALSDPSVIEEGQRRLDAKVALLNHYAEEQSKYSQDTPPFIVADFGTRRRFSKRWQAHVVETLNKAQPNIVSGTSNVYLAKKLGMTPIGTMAHEFMQAFQALDVRLRDSQKAALEAWVHEYRGDLGIALTDVVGMDAFLRDFDLYFAKLFDGLRHDSGDPYIWGDKAIAHYKKLKIDPKTKILTFSDGLDLEKAWELHQYFKDQIKTSFGIGTNLTNDMGIMPINIVLKLVECNGQPVAKLSDSPGKTMINNDTYLAYLRQVFEVDEPE, from the coding sequence ATGACCGTTACCCACGCACCTATTATTACCTCGTTACTTGATAACGATTTGTATAAATTTACGATGTTACAAGCCATGCTGCATCAGTTTCCGCAGACGCATGGTGTCTATCGTTTTCGTTGCCGTAATAATAAAGATACGGCCTATCCACTGGCTGACATCAAAGAGTCGTTAGAGCAGCAGCTAGACAGCTTATGTGAGCTGCGTTTTTCAGAAGATGAGCTGGAATATTTGCGCGGCTTGCGTTTTTTGCGCTCAGATTTTGTCGACTATTTGGAGCTGTTTAAGCTCAAGCGCCGTTTTATCACTGTCAGTACCGATGGTAAAGGTCGCTTATGTATCGACATTGAAGGGCCTATGATTCAGGCGATGTTCTTTGAGATATTTGTGCTAGCGATTGTTAATGAGCTATATTTCAATGCCTTATCCGATCCCAGTGTCATTGAGGAAGGGCAGCGCAGGCTAGATGCAAAAGTGGCATTATTGAATCACTATGCAGAGGAGCAAAGCAAATATAGTCAGGATACGCCGCCTTTTATCGTCGCTGATTTTGGTACGCGCCGCCGCTTTAGTAAGCGCTGGCAAGCCCATGTGGTAGAGACTTTAAATAAAGCACAGCCAAATATTGTCAGCGGTACTTCTAACGTTTATCTGGCAAAAAAATTAGGAATGACGCCAATTGGAACGATGGCACATGAATTTATGCAGGCGTTTCAGGCATTAGATGTGCGTTTGCGCGACTCACAAAAAGCCGCCCTTGAAGCTTGGGTGCATGAATATCGTGGCGATTTGGGTATTGCGCTGACCGATGTCGTTGGGATGGATGCGTTTTTGCGCGACTTTGATTTGTATTTTGCCAAACTTTTTGACGGCCTACGTCATGACAGCGGTGACCCTTATATCTGGGGTGACAAAGCGATTGCCCACTATAAAAAACTAAAGATAGATCCTAAGACTAAGATATTGACCTTTAGCGATGGTTTGGATCTTGAAAAGGCTTGGGAGCTGCACCAGTACTTTAAAGACCAGATAAAAACCAGCTTTGGCATTGGTACCAATCTTACCAATGATATGGGCATAATGCCGATTAATATTGTCCTCAAGTTAGTCGAGTGCAACGGCCAGCCAGTCGCTAAGTTGTCTGATAGTCCAGGCAAGACCATGATCAATAATGATACGTATCTTGCCTATTTACGCCAAGTCTTTGAGGTTGATGAGCCAGAATAG
- a CDS encoding IS3 family transposase (programmed frameshift), translating to MPRYSEERKQAILSKLLPPLSLSVAEVSRSEGIGLQTLYNWRAQAREQGHPMPTNHKTPDDWSSETKLATIIETATLSESELSEYCRSKGLYVEQIKAWRTDALQGFSSSKQQSLKDKRQQQSDRKQIKQLTRELARKEKALAETAALLVLRKKAGCVLGGARGRLTSLPERKQYIAWIQETNQSGARLNLACIEVGISIRTYRRWYRAGHVNGDKRCDAVRQAPKNKLSASEQAAIIAVCNQPRFASLPPTQIVPTLLDEGIYHGSESTFYRVLRQHEQLAHRGRALAPKASSAPKTFTATGPCQVFCWDITYLPSPVRGQFYYLYMIEDVYSRKIVGWEVYDHESGVLAAQLLERTLISENALHTGVVLHSDNGAPMKAQTMRMKAYELGVLTSYSRPRVSNDNPFAESLFKTCKYRPNWPTEGFKSVEAARRWMLSFTRWYNNEHKHSQLNFVTPNQRHTGEDKEVLAKRLLTMQRAKDENPIRWGTQEVRNCEPVGPTTLNPVKEQQQQRLQAA from the exons CCCAAGCTAGAGAACAAGGTCACCCCATGCCAACGAACCATAAAACCCCTGATGACTGGTCAAGCGAAACCAAGCTTGCCACCATTATAGAGACGGCCACCCTAAGCGAGAGTGAACTTAGCGAATACTGCCGCAGCAAAGGCCTATATGTTGAGCAAATCAAAGCGTGGCGTACTGACGCCTTACAAGGCTTTAGCAGCAGCAAACAACAAAGCCTGAAAGACAAGCGTCAGCAGCAGAGCGATCGCAAACAGATCAAACAACTCACCCGAGAGCTTGCTCGAAAAGAAAAGGCTTTAGCTGAAACTGCCGCCTTACTGGTACTGCGAAA AAAAGCTGGATGCGTTTTGGGAGGAGCGCGAGGACGACTGACCTCGCTTCCAGAGCGCAAACAATACATCGCATGGATACAAGAAACCAATCAATCAGGTGCCAGACTTAACCTTGCCTGTATTGAAGTTGGCATTAGCATCCGCACCTATCGGCGCTGGTACCGCGCAGGTCACGTGAATGGTGATAAACGGTGTGACGCCGTGCGCCAAGCTCCTAAGAATAAACTGAGCGCCTCTGAACAAGCCGCCATTATTGCCGTGTGCAATCAGCCCCGCTTTGCCAGTCTGCCGCCCACCCAAATTGTACCGACCCTGCTTGATGAGGGGATATATCATGGCTCAGAGTCTACCTTTTATCGGGTGCTGAGGCAGCATGAGCAATTGGCTCACCGCGGTCGTGCACTTGCCCCTAAAGCCTCAAGCGCCCCAAAGACCTTTACTGCCACTGGCCCTTGCCAAGTGTTCTGCTGGGATATCACCTATCTGCCAAGTCCGGTACGGGGTCAGTTCTATTATTTGTACATGATAGAGGATGTCTATAGCCGTAAAATTGTTGGCTGGGAGGTTTATGACCACGAGTCAGGTGTACTGGCAGCTCAGCTGCTTGAGCGTACTTTAATCAGTGAGAATGCATTGCACACTGGGGTGGTGCTACACTCAGACAATGGGGCACCGATGAAAGCTCAAACCATGCGCATGAAAGCGTATGAGCTTGGGGTACTCACCTCTTACAGCAGACCGCGTGTCAGTAATGACAACCCGTTTGCAGAGTCTTTATTTAAAACCTGCAAGTATCGCCCTAATTGGCCCACCGAAGGCTTTAAAAGCGTTGAGGCGGCAAGACGATGGATGCTGAGCTTCACGCGCTGGTACAACAATGAGCATAAGCACAGTCAGCTTAACTTTGTGACGCCCAATCAGCGCCATACGGGTGAGGATAAGGAAGTACTGGCGAAGCGTCTGCTCACGATGCAGCGCGCTAAAGATGAAAACCCGATACGCTGGGGAACTCAGGAGGTGAGGAACTGCGAGCCTGTAGGGCCAACAACGCTAAACCCTGTAAAAGAGCAACAACAGCAAAGATTACAAGCCGCTTAA